Part of the Halomarina litorea genome is shown below.
CGCCGCGTGCCACGCCGGGGTGCGCGCCGACCCCTCGAACTGGTCGATGACGGCGACGAGGCCGCCCATCCGGAGCGACCCCGCCACGCGGTCGAGAAGCGCGCGCACCTCCTCGGGGGTGTGCGCGTGGACGACGTTGAACAGGAGGGCGGCGTCGTAGCCCGTCCCGAGGTCGTCGACGAGGTAGTCGCCGCCGACGAACGAGACGCGGTGGGCCATCCCCTCCTCGGCCAGTACCTCCGCCGTGACGGGTTCCACGTCGGGCCGGTCGAACACCGTTGCCTCCAGTCCGGGATGGGCGCGACAGAGCGCCGCGCTGTAGAGGCCGTGGCCGCCGCCCACGTCGAGAATACGCGTCGCACCGTCCGGCAACTCGACAGCCTCGACTACGTCCTCGACGACCAGTCGACCCACCGCGAGGAAGCCGCGCTGGACGACGCGGGCCAGTTCTGGGTCGTCGTCCAGCCACTCGTAGATGGTCCGGAGGGGCCGCCCCTCGCGGACCGCCGTCTCGATGTTGGCCGCCCAGAACGGGAAGACCGCGCGCTCCCACGCGAGGAGGTAGTCGCCGATGTCCGTCCCGTTCGGGTCGCGGTCCGTGAGCCATCGGGTCGTCATGTCGGTGTTCCGGTAGCGCCCGTCGTGGTCCGCGACGTACCCGGCCGCGTCGAGGAACGCGAGCAGGCGGTCCAGGCCGGCCTCGTCGGCCCCGAGGTCGCGGGCCAGTGCGCTCGCCGACCGGGGGCCGTCCGCGAGTGCGTCGAACAGGCCGATGTCCACCGCGAGGGCGGCCGCGTGGAAGGCGCCGGCGCTCACCAGGTCGAGGACGGGACCCGGCCCGCGGTTCAGGCGCAGCATCGCGAGGCGCTCTACCGTGTTCGGGACGACCGGCAT
Proteins encoded:
- a CDS encoding acetylserotonin O-methyltransferase — protein: MPVVPNTVERLAMLRLNRGPGPVLDLVSAGAFHAAALAVDIGLFDALADGPRSASALARDLGADEAGLDRLLAFLDAAGYVADHDGRYRNTDMTTRWLTDRDPNGTDIGDYLLAWERAVFPFWAANIETAVREGRPLRTIYEWLDDDPELARVVQRGFLAVGRLVVEDVVEAVELPDGATRILDVGGGHGLYSAALCRAHPGLEATVFDRPDVEPVTAEVLAEEGMAHRVSFVGGDYLVDDLGTGYDAALLFNVVHAHTPEEVRALLDRVAGSLRMGGLVAVIDQFEGSARTPAWHAALQFVSLNYLATIGASIHEYADLAEWLSEAGFANVRRETVGPGTSIVLAERVPHAG